The nucleotide window AAAGCGAAGCGCAATCCGCCATTCGCCTTCTTTCAAAAACTTCATCCTTTCCAATATTTATGATATAGTTATAGATAATACAGTTTGTCATTTAATTTTAGGTATTTGCCGACATAAATGATGGGAGAGCGAGGCTCCCGCCGAGCCGCATCGATGCAATGGTTCGCCAGGAGGCTCACCCTCCCATCTTTTCCACAGCCTGTGCATTAAACCAAAGGGCATTTCGTATAAGAACCATATTGCCAGCCGGGGATTTTAAACCATGCCGACTCTCATACAAGACAAATTGGATCGAATCGAACAAACGCTCAAACCTATCTCCGACCAGCATCTCGAATTTCTGGCGAAGCGGGATTTAATCGAGAAAATTCTGCAACTACGCGAAGAAAAAGACGTATTGATTTTAGGCCATAACTACATGGAGCCGCTCGTTTATCAAATTTCCGGCGAGAAGGAGCGGGGCGATTCGCTGGCGCTCAGTTTGAGGGCGGCGGAATCGGACAAGCCGATCATCCTTTTCGACGGCGTGCGCTTCATGGCGGAGACGGCCAAGATTCTCAATCCCAACAAAAAAGTGTTGATCGCCGATTTGGAGGCGGGATGCAGCCTGGCGGAACCGTTCGCGGCGGAAGACGTTCTAGCCTACCGGCGGCGTTACCCGCAGGCGCCGGTAGTAACGTACGTCAACAGCTACGCCGACATCAAGGCCGTCAGCGATTACTGCTGCACTTCGGCGAATGGGCTGCAAGTGGTCAAGCACGCCAGCGAACGTTTTGAATCGAAACAAGTCATTTTTTTTCCCGATTCGCTGATGGGCGCCAACATGCAAGAAGATTTGGCGCCGTCTGGCATTGACCTCATCTATCCCGGCAAGAACGACGGCAATTTCGGGCGCTGCGAAGTGCATGAAAAATTTACGGTGCAGCATTTATACGATATCCGCCAACAGTACGATATACCCAAGGGAGCGGAAGACGCCGCCATCCTGGTGCATTGGGAATGCTCTCCCGATGTCGTAAGAGAAGCGGATTTCTACGGCAGCACCTCGCAGATGGGCAAATACATCGCCAGCCATCCCCAGCTCAAACGAGTCTATCTCGCTACGGAATGCGAAATGGCGGCCAATCTCGCCAGCGAGTTTCCAGAGGTGGAGTTCGTGCGCTCGTGCAGCATGTTCTGCCAACACATGCGCAAGATCACGCTGGAAAAAATCCTCTACAGTCTGGAACGCGAAGTCTACGAAGTGACGGTCGACGAAGCCATAGCGGAAAAAGCCAAGCAAGCCATCCAACGCATGTTCGAAGTGAAGGTATGATCTTTATTGGTTTAGGCGGAGATACCTCAACCTAAACCGTTAAATTCTCCTACGAGATTCTTTTCTATTTCGCTCGGACCAATCCCGCACGTCTCTATCGATAGATTCTTGACAATTCTTTAGGGAGGAGAATATGCTTGAGAAAATCATTTCTTGTTCGTAAATCTTTCTCATATAGACCGCCGTTATCCCTCCGAAAGGAAATGGGAGATTGATAATGCCTGCTGATTATAACGATTCCTCAAACCGGCATTGGGAAGATGCGGAATATCTATACGCGGACAACCGCTTAGCGAACGCGGATCAACTTTTCGGTTTATCGGCGGAATGCGCCCTAAAAGCAGTGATGAAAGGATTGGGCATGTCGCTTAGTCCCGCTGGGTCGCCCCAAAAACAACAACATCGAGTCCACATCAATAATCTTTGGGATGAATTTATTGCATTCGTCCAAAGTCGCAATGGAGCAAAATATGCCAATATAGCTGCCGCAAATTCGAATCCATTTCATGATTGGGATGTTGCGCAGCGCTACTATCATCGTTCGGATATTAATCAACAGAATGTTGACAATCATAAACAAGGCGCACTCACAGCTAGACAAGTCTTCCAACTGGCCATTCTTGATGGAGTAGCATGATGAAGAGACGGAATGTTCTATTTGAAGACGCATTGGAATTGGCGCTGGAGAAGGCTAAACTCGCGGCCAATATTAGCAAAGAAATAACTCTCGTGAGAGATTTCCGAGGGCGAATCCGATTGTTGTTGCCAGGAAACAAAGAAGATTACAAAGAAGATAAAGAAAAACAACTCTTCGCACTTTGCAAGGAATTGAGTAAAGCGCTTGCTAACTACGGTTTCCCACCGGAACGGATGGCGCTTTTCAGCGACGATTTGGTTCAAGATATTTCTTCGGCGCTATCCCGGGATCGGCTTCTTATACGCCAAGAGCAGAATATCCCTATTTTTCTCCTCGATCGTCAAATAATAGGACATGATTGGTTACGAGAGTCTTTTACAGGGGAAATATCCAATCCTCGCGTCGCATTTTTCGGAATCAAAGGCGGCGTCGGACGATCTACGGCGTTGATTATTTGGGCTTGGCGGTTAGCCAAGCAAGGAAAGAAGGTACTGATCTTCGATTTGGATTTGGAATCTCCAGGAGTCAGCAGCACCATCTTGCCGAAGAGTTCAATGCCGGATTTCGGCATCGTCGATTGGTTCGTCGAAGACGGCGTGGGACAAGCAGAGAATGTTGAAGATGAGATGGCGGCAGCGAGTCCTTTGGCCCAAGGGCTACCCGGCGAAATACGAATCGTTCCCGCTTATGGATCGAAAACGAACGAGTATCTCCCAAAACTTGCGCGTTGTTATTCGGATTCGGCGGGAGAAACCTCAGAATCTTGGGGCGCACGATTGGAACGGCTTGTGGTTGGTTTTGAAGAGCGTTTAAAACCCGATATCGTCATACTCGACAGCCGCGCCGGGATTCATGACATTGCCGCTTCCGCCGTTACAAGGATGGAGGCTCTATCCTTGCTTTTCGCCGTGGACAGTCCGCAAACATGGAAAGCATATGAATTTCTCTTTCATCACTGGAAACAGCATCCCAATTTGCCGAAGCTTCGGGAGAGACTGCAAATCGTCGCTTCTATGATTCCAGAAACCGGACGGGAAGAATATGTAAATCGTTTTCGCACGAATGCGTGGGATCTCTTTCGCAATCATCTCTATGAAGAAGCCGAACCGAATATGCCAGATGCCTTCAGTTTCGATATTGATGATGAAGATGCTCCACATTATCCACTGCTGGTGTTCTGGCATCGCGCTTTGCAAGAGTTCAATCCCATTGGTATTAGGGAAGGAATTAATGAGAAGACAGCGAACGAAGCGTTGGAAGAATTCGTGAATAGAGCTTTTCTTTTCGCCTTCGGCGAGGAGTATAAATGATGAGTAAGAGCGAATATCGTTTCCCAACAGAACTGCGAGAAATTATCCGAGACGCATTGCCCGAAGAAACGTCTCTTCATAGCATCAAACCGGAATTGCGCAACACTTATGTACCGGATACGCACATCAAAGCGCTTCGTCCCGATACGATGTTAGTCGTCGGCATTCGCGGTTCGGGAAAGAGTTTTTGGTGGTCGGCATTGCAAAAACCAGAACATAGATCTTTGCTCGGTCAGCAATTCGGCATCGCTAAGGACGCCGTTATATCGACTGGATTCGGAGAAAAATCGTCACCAGAAAACTATCCCAGTAAGGATACGCTTTGTTCTTTGTTGGAACATAATAAAGCGCGATTAATTTGGCGAACCATCGTATTTTATCATGTAGGAAAAAAAGCAATTCCTTCCGATTTTCGGATTTTAGAAAATTGGAAAGAACGGCTCGAATGGGTAAGAACAAATCCAGAAGAAACCGAAAAATGTCTTTCCAGGGCGGACAACGCGTTGGCTAAAGAAAACAAATATCATCTAGTGCTTTTCGATGCGCTGGATCGCGCCGCCGACGAGTGGCAAACGATGAACGATTTGGTGCGCGGGTTGCTCCAAAACCTACTGGAATTCCGATCCTATAAGAAAATCCGCCTGAAATTATTTTTGCGAACGGATCAGTTGGAAGATTCCTCGGTAATGACTTTCCCCGATGCTTCCAAGGTGATGTCGGAAAAAGCTGAATTATTCTGGCCGCGTCATGAACTGTACGGTTTATTGTGGCAGCATCTAGCAAATACTGAAAACGGACAATTATTCCGTGAAAAATGTAAAGAACTAATTAATTGCAAATGGAAAAAGAACGAGTCCGTATGGATTGTTCCCGATATGCTTAGAAGAGAGGAAGACGAGCAACGGAATGTATTTCACGCTATCGCAGGAAAATGGATGGGCAAAGACCGACGACGAGGTTTCCCTTACACGTGGCTTATCAACCATCTGGGCGATGCGCGCCGTGAGGCGAGTCCCCGCAGTTTTTTATCCGCCCTTCGCCACGCCGCGTCCGACAATCTAAGACAGGATCAAGAGTACGCTCTTCATTATGAAAGCATCAAGCGAGGCGTGCAGGAAGCATCCAAGATCAGAGTGAGGGAAATGCAGGAAGATTATCCTTGGGTTGAAAATCTCATGAAACCATTAGGAGGCAAAATTAACGTTCCCTGCGATGTCGAAGAGGTAGAGAAATTATGGAAATGCGAAAATATACTGGAAGAATTGAAAAAGAGTATTAAATTAGCATCGGTGCGGCTGCCTCCTGCACATATCAATGAAGGTTTTCGTGGAGTAATTCTAGATCTAGCTCAATTGGGAGTCATCGAACAAGTCGCTGGCGATCGTATCAATCTTCCAGATGTATATCGGGTAGGTTATGGCATAGGACGCCGTGGAGGTGTAAAACCCGTTGCTCGAAATCGGGGCGACTGATTTTTTCTTTCACTATATCATCATTCCCCTCCCCCCTTTTTCGACGGCAAGACAGCGCAATGCTTCTATCACTTGTTCTTCCGTGAGATCGGACGTATCGACGACGACGGCGTCCTCCGCCTTTTTCAGCGCGCCGACGGGGCGCATCCGGTCGCGGCGGTCGCGTTCGTTCAAGTCTTCCAGCGTCTTTTCGTAGGTTACGCTTTTGCCTTTGGCTTCGAGTTGATCGCAGCGGCGGCGGGCGCGGATTTCCGGCCGGGCGTCGAGGTAGATTTTTAACTCCGCATCGGGAAAAACGACGGTGGAGATATCCCGCCCTTCCATAACGACGCCGCCATTGCGCCCCATCTCCCGCTGCAAGGCGACGAGACGTTCGCGTACGGCGGGATTGTCGGCGACGGGGGAAGTGGCGGCGCTCACTTCCGGCAAGCGGATGGCGTCGGATACATCCGCGCCGTCGCAAATCATGCGCAATTCCCCTTCTTTTCTCTCGAAATGGAGATGTGTTTCCAGCGCAAGGGCGGCGATGGCGTCCGCGTCGTCCAAACTCAATCCGGCGCGCAAGGCTTTTAACGCTATAGCTCGGTACATGGCGCCGGTGTCGATATAAATGAATCCCAGGCGGCGGGCGAGTTGGGCGGCGACGGCGCTCTTGCCCACGCCGACGGGGCCATCAATGGCAATGATGGGCTGGCTTCGCTTCATGCTTCGTTCTCCACGCTTCCCGGACTAAGACGTTGGCATAGCGTAAAGAAATCGGGAAAAGAAGTCGCGATCGGCGCCGTTCCGCGAATGACTGTCTCACCCGACGCCGCGAGACCGGCGACGGCCAACGACATGGCGATGCGGTGGTCTCCGCGCGAGCCGCACTCGGCGCCGCGAAAACTGGCGCCTCCCGCGGCGGCGAAGCCGTCCGCGCGTTCGGACAAGTTCGCGCCCATTCGATTCAACTCTTCGACGATGGCCGCGATGCGGTCGGATTCCTTCACGCGCAGTTCTTCCGCGCCTTCGACGGTGGAGGGCGTCGCGGCGCTGGCGGCCAACACGGCGAAGATGGGGAACTCGTCGATCATGCGCACCACCAAATCGCCGCCAATGC belongs to Candidatus Omnitrophota bacterium and includes:
- the nadA gene encoding quinolinate synthase NadA, which translates into the protein MPTLIQDKLDRIEQTLKPISDQHLEFLAKRDLIEKILQLREEKDVLILGHNYMEPLVYQISGEKERGDSLALSLRAAESDKPIILFDGVRFMAETAKILNPNKKVLIADLEAGCSLAEPFAAEDVLAYRRRYPQAPVVTYVNSYADIKAVSDYCCTSANGLQVVKHASERFESKQVIFFPDSLMGANMQEDLAPSGIDLIYPGKNDGNFGRCEVHEKFTVQHLYDIRQQYDIPKGAEDAAILVHWECSPDVVREADFYGSTSQMGKYIASHPQLKRVYLATECEMAANLASEFPEVEFVRSCSMFCQHMRKITLEKILYSLEREVYEVTVDEAIAEKAKQAIQRMFEVKV
- a CDS encoding AAA family ATPase: MMKRRNVLFEDALELALEKAKLAANISKEITLVRDFRGRIRLLLPGNKEDYKEDKEKQLFALCKELSKALANYGFPPERMALFSDDLVQDISSALSRDRLLIRQEQNIPIFLLDRQIIGHDWLRESFTGEISNPRVAFFGIKGGVGRSTALIIWAWRLAKQGKKVLIFDLDLESPGVSSTILPKSSMPDFGIVDWFVEDGVGQAENVEDEMAAASPLAQGLPGEIRIVPAYGSKTNEYLPKLARCYSDSAGETSESWGARLERLVVGFEERLKPDIVILDSRAGIHDIAASAVTRMEALSLLFAVDSPQTWKAYEFLFHHWKQHPNLPKLRERLQIVASMIPETGREEYVNRFRTNAWDLFRNHLYEEAEPNMPDAFSFDIDDEDAPHYPLLVFWHRALQEFNPIGIREGINEKTANEALEEFVNRAFLFAFGEEYK
- the cmk gene encoding (d)CMP kinase encodes the protein MKRSQPIIAIDGPVGVGKSAVAAQLARRLGFIYIDTGAMYRAIALKALRAGLSLDDADAIAALALETHLHFERKEGELRMICDGADVSDAIRLPEVSAATSPVADNPAVRERLVALQREMGRNGGVVMEGRDISTVVFPDAELKIYLDARPEIRARRRCDQLEAKGKSVTYEKTLEDLNERDRRDRMRPVGALKKAEDAVVVDTSDLTEEQVIEALRCLAVEKGGRGMMI